From the genome of Pirellulales bacterium, one region includes:
- a CDS encoding DUF1349 domain-containing protein codes for MSRISCAPFVILVGCLLADSTPAQEKASTDEKPAQTVKGFGNVVDPDRDCQIQEQIKVTITVPKTTHDLALNPEYTKQNAPRITQDVKGDFSLAIKVDAFPIPKPKTSSNGRFSHVGAGLLIWQDDKNYIRMERASEGDTQSRFVMIECYQDGMKMYKKHDDIEDKDTYLRVTRKGDEFTFESGEDGQDWIKLTTEEVKLAEQLKVGIAAVNTTTDEFSATFQVPKPSQSEK; via the coding sequence GTGTCTCGCATTTCGTGTGCGCCGTTTGTCATCCTCGTCGGTTGTCTGCTGGCGGATTCAACGCCCGCCCAAGAGAAGGCGTCCACCGATGAAAAGCCAGCGCAGACTGTCAAAGGGTTTGGCAACGTCGTCGATCCCGACCGCGATTGCCAAATCCAAGAGCAAATCAAAGTGACCATCACCGTCCCAAAAACGACTCACGACCTCGCGCTCAATCCGGAATACACCAAGCAGAACGCCCCGCGGATCACTCAAGACGTCAAAGGGGATTTCAGCCTCGCCATTAAAGTAGACGCATTTCCGATTCCCAAGCCGAAAACGTCATCTAATGGCCGCTTCAGCCACGTGGGCGCCGGCTTGTTAATTTGGCAAGACGACAAGAACTACATCCGGATGGAGCGAGCGTCGGAGGGGGACACGCAATCGCGGTTTGTAATGATCGAGTGCTACCAGGACGGTATGAAGATGTACAAGAAGCACGATGACATCGAAGACAAGGACACCTACCTGCGCGTGACACGCAAGGGGGATGAGTTCACGTTCGAGAGCGGTGAGGACGGCCAGGACTGGATCAAACTAACGACGGAAGAGGTCAAACTGGCCGAGCAGTTGAAAGTTGGGATCGCCGCCGTCAATACGACGACCGATGAATTCTCGGCGACCTTTCAAGTGCCGAAACCGAGCCAAAGTGAGAAATAG
- a CDS encoding DUF1349 domain-containing protein — protein sequence MFRFAHAAIFAMAMGLVLQSAAADDKAAAPDHAAADEKPAQTVKGFGAVVDPDGDCQITEQVRVTITVPKTTHDLTYARESAYTKMNAPRIVQDIKGDFSLAVKVEAFPFPKPNTSSNNRYCFVSSGLLIWQDERNFIRLERAALGGQNQPYVWLECFVDGKSETTKRREIDDKDTYLRITRIGDKFTFATSEDGLDWTEIENEEVKLAEQLKGGVMAINTTTDDFSTTLEIPKPSPNPK from the coding sequence ATGTTTCGCTTTGCTCACGCGGCGATATTTGCGATGGCAATGGGCCTGGTCTTGCAATCGGCCGCGGCAGACGACAAGGCAGCCGCCCCGGACCATGCGGCGGCCGATGAAAAGCCGGCGCAGACCGTCAAAGGCTTTGGCGCCGTCGTCGATCCCGATGGCGATTGCCAAATCACTGAACAGGTTCGAGTGACGATCACCGTCCCCAAGACGACTCACGATCTCACGTACGCCAGGGAATCGGCTTATACCAAGATGAACGCCCCGCGGATCGTTCAGGATATCAAGGGAGATTTCAGCCTCGCGGTCAAGGTCGAGGCATTTCCATTTCCGAAGCCCAACACCTCGTCGAACAATCGCTACTGCTTTGTCAGCTCCGGCTTGCTGATCTGGCAAGATGAACGCAACTTCATCCGGCTGGAGCGGGCGGCGCTCGGCGGCCAAAACCAGCCCTATGTTTGGCTCGAGTGCTTCGTGGACGGCAAATCCGAAACGACCAAACGGCGCGAGATCGACGACAAGGACACCTATCTGCGCATCACTCGAATCGGCGATAAATTCACCTTCGCCACCAGCGAGGATGGCCTGGACTGGACCGAGATCGAGAACGAAGAGGTGAAGCTGGCCGAGCAACTGAAGGGGGGCGTGATGGCGATCAATACCACGACCGATGATTTCTCCACGACGCTGGAAATCCCGAAGCCGAGCCCGAATCCGAAGTAG